The proteins below come from a single Edaphobacter acidisoli genomic window:
- the rlmD gene encoding 23S rRNA (uracil(1939)-C(5))-methyltransferase RlmD yields MKLRIEKPVYGGAGLAHQTEGKDTGRAVFVPFTLPGELIEANITEKSTGHDEAALLHVLEPSPNRVKPECPHFGQCGGCQYQHADYPAQFAIKQEILRETLERAGIVGLPEITVHSAEPWRYRNRIRLRINSANGSLEGGYNRRGTNEFLPIQHCPIAAPLLWRAALAFKEIGAEASAAGRCAREAVEVEFFCSDGEKKLQMTVFTAKEHAGGFGELCERLHSVVPELAGAAPAVIIGKAQSRKAQKTKPLTGWGTDGFLYSVAGEDYWVNRGSFFQMNRFLIDKMVHVVTKQRTGQLAWDLYAGVGLFSRALARSFEQVTAIEIAGTDLVSTFKGPGKKAITSTTADFLRAASIQRERPELVVMDPPRAGVGAEVCSLLAKIQPQQITYVSCDPVTLARDAKVLLDSGYHLTELHLLDMFPQTFHMETIAVLKR; encoded by the coding sequence ATGAAACTCCGCATCGAAAAACCCGTATACGGTGGCGCGGGACTTGCTCACCAGACCGAAGGCAAAGACACAGGCCGAGCAGTGTTTGTACCCTTCACCCTTCCCGGCGAACTGATTGAAGCAAACATAACCGAGAAAAGCACCGGCCACGATGAAGCCGCACTGCTGCATGTCCTCGAACCATCGCCAAACCGCGTGAAGCCCGAGTGCCCACACTTTGGCCAGTGTGGAGGCTGCCAGTACCAGCACGCGGACTACCCTGCGCAATTCGCCATAAAACAGGAAATCCTGCGCGAGACATTGGAACGAGCAGGGATCGTCGGGCTTCCAGAAATCACCGTTCACTCCGCAGAGCCCTGGCGCTACCGAAACCGTATCCGCCTGCGCATCAACTCGGCAAACGGATCGCTGGAGGGCGGCTACAACCGCCGTGGCACCAACGAATTTCTCCCCATTCAACACTGCCCCATTGCCGCGCCGCTTCTCTGGCGCGCAGCACTCGCTTTCAAAGAAATCGGCGCGGAAGCCTCCGCAGCAGGACGATGTGCACGCGAGGCCGTCGAAGTTGAGTTCTTCTGCTCCGACGGCGAGAAGAAGTTGCAGATGACAGTATTCACTGCCAAAGAACATGCAGGCGGATTTGGTGAACTCTGCGAGCGGCTGCACAGCGTCGTACCAGAGCTCGCAGGCGCAGCCCCCGCCGTCATCATCGGCAAAGCGCAATCCCGCAAAGCACAAAAGACCAAGCCGCTTACAGGCTGGGGCACTGACGGTTTCCTCTATTCCGTTGCCGGCGAAGACTACTGGGTCAACCGAGGCAGCTTCTTCCAGATGAACCGCTTCCTCATCGACAAGATGGTCCATGTCGTAACAAAACAGCGCACAGGCCAGCTTGCATGGGACCTCTACGCAGGTGTCGGCCTGTTCTCCCGTGCGCTTGCGCGAAGCTTCGAACAAGTCACAGCCATCGAAATCGCCGGAACCGACCTGGTCAGCACATTCAAAGGACCCGGGAAAAAAGCCATCACCTCTACAACGGCTGACTTCTTGCGCGCAGCATCAATTCAACGCGAGCGCCCCGAACTGGTCGTCATGGATCCTCCGCGCGCCGGTGTCGGCGCAGAAGTCTGCTCACTGCTCGCAAAGATTCAGCCACAACAGATCACCTACGTCTCCTGCGATCCAGTCACACTCGCCCGCGATGCTAAGGTGCTCCTCGACTCCGGCTACCATCTGACTGAGCTCCACTTGCTCGATATGTTCCCCCAAACCTTCCACATGGAGACGATAGCCGTCCTGAAACGATAA